The following are from one region of the Sphingomonas sp. J315 genome:
- a CDS encoding PAS-domain containing protein, translated as MALVLLMFAVAALVERKSDVVRPHLRRRAYTLALGVYCTSWTFYGAVGSAVRDGWSYLPIYAAPILLLLVAPRLLRRLAYSVAEERATTVSDFIAARFRHDIVVARLVTTIALFGTIPYIALQLRSIGAAFSIVSGADVATQTMLVAAPVLALFAALFGARKFELAGRSEGLLYAIALESVIKLVALLLVAGIAVAVIANSDPATLSRGLERFQQSFSTDRISIEVAVIFLIAMPAIIVLPRQFYMGLVEARQPDDFVHARFGLASYLAVMALVVLPIALAGVISLQPDVPVDWYVLELPAEQGQYWVVIAALLGGVSAAASMAIVDSTALATMVSNDLLFPTLVRRRGLASAAASGAMGERMLTLRRLTILAIMALGLGWALLVSSQDSLASIGLIAFAAMAQFVPHLMLAATGKDRDPLAARASLATGFLLWLYTLALPPVLPAYWIAGLTGGLADPVNLLGIGSASPLTHGVIWSVGANLLVYAAVAARGIHAPQLPRLFGAERAISNQRDLIALTGSFVGHERADRAFDDMDPMAPVDRRSARRARALIAQVVGASSARALVASALAGNRMSLQDVARLLDEGGASLQFSRKLLASTFENIDAGISVVDADLNLVAWNSRYLELFDYPSDMVYVGAPVADLIRHNARHGDFGPGEIDYHVEKRLDHLRNGQPHSFERRRHDGKTIKTVGGPMPGGGYVMSFTDISAEARAQAELRTTLEELERRVDQRTSELSAANQRLALADRDKTRFLAAASHDLLQPLHAARLFTGALARDVSPTQQGLVGQIEGSLLAAEDLLRSLLDISRLDAGGVTPEPVAIALAPFLSDLLANLRPTAAAQGLRLDAVALRGAVRCDVGLLRSVLQNIVGNALRYTPAGGVLVGVRRRGGDWRIDIVDTGVGLEEAQIPLIFAEFTRLGMVEAEGLGLGLALVRRILPLIGGRLDVRSRPGRGSRFILTLPAADGVPAHDPAAVTEPDGPSRALTVLVVDDDSRIVAASLALLAALGHRGMGARDANEALEMVERADAALVDYQLGDAQTGLALIPALRARRSGLPILLVTAESGAELCARAAALGVEMLAKPATPDAIDAFLRGASVARIDPE; from the coding sequence TTGGCGCTGGTTCTCCTGATGTTTGCCGTCGCGGCGTTGGTCGAGCGCAAGTCGGACGTCGTGCGCCCGCATCTGCGTCGCCGTGCCTACACGCTCGCGCTGGGCGTCTATTGCACCAGCTGGACCTTTTACGGCGCGGTCGGCAGCGCGGTGCGTGACGGGTGGAGCTATCTGCCGATCTATGCCGCGCCGATCCTGTTGCTGCTGGTCGCGCCGCGCCTGCTCAGACGTCTGGCTTACTCGGTCGCGGAGGAGCGGGCGACGACCGTGTCGGACTTTATCGCCGCACGGTTTCGCCACGACATCGTCGTCGCCCGGCTGGTGACCACCATCGCCCTGTTCGGAACGATTCCGTACATTGCGCTGCAACTCCGCTCGATCGGGGCCGCCTTTTCGATCGTGTCGGGTGCGGATGTCGCCACCCAGACGATGCTGGTCGCGGCGCCGGTGCTCGCGCTGTTTGCGGCGCTGTTCGGCGCGCGCAAGTTCGAACTCGCCGGACGCAGCGAAGGGCTGCTCTATGCGATCGCGCTCGAATCGGTCATCAAGCTTGTCGCCCTTCTGCTCGTCGCCGGGATCGCGGTGGCGGTGATCGCCAATAGCGATCCGGCAACGCTGAGCCGTGGGCTGGAGCGGTTCCAGCAGAGCTTTAGCACCGATCGAATCTCGATCGAAGTCGCGGTGATCTTCCTGATCGCGATGCCGGCGATCATCGTCCTGCCCCGCCAATTCTATATGGGCCTGGTCGAGGCGCGGCAGCCCGACGATTTCGTCCACGCCCGCTTTGGCCTGGCTTCCTATCTGGCGGTCATGGCGCTGGTTGTCTTGCCGATCGCGCTGGCCGGGGTGATCTCGCTGCAACCCGATGTCCCGGTCGACTGGTACGTCCTCGAACTGCCCGCCGAGCAGGGCCAATATTGGGTGGTGATCGCCGCCCTGCTGGGCGGGGTGAGCGCGGCTGCGTCGATGGCGATCGTCGATTCGACCGCGCTGGCGACGATGGTCTCGAACGACCTGCTGTTTCCGACACTGGTGCGGCGGCGCGGCCTCGCCTCCGCCGCCGCATCGGGCGCGATGGGTGAGCGGATGCTGACGCTCCGCCGCCTCACGATCCTCGCGATCATGGCGCTTGGCCTCGGATGGGCGCTACTGGTCTCGTCGCAGGATTCGCTTGCCTCGATCGGGCTGATCGCCTTTGCCGCGATGGCGCAATTCGTGCCGCATCTGATGCTCGCCGCGACCGGGAAGGATCGCGACCCGCTAGCCGCGCGGGCGAGCCTGGCGACCGGGTTCCTGCTGTGGCTCTACACGCTGGCGTTGCCGCCGGTGCTGCCCGCGTACTGGATTGCAGGACTGACGGGTGGACTGGCTGACCCGGTCAACCTTCTTGGTATCGGCTCCGCCTCTCCGCTGACGCATGGCGTGATCTGGAGCGTCGGCGCCAATCTCCTCGTCTATGCGGCAGTGGCAGCACGCGGCATCCATGCGCCACAATTGCCCCGCCTGTTCGGAGCCGAGCGCGCAATCAGCAACCAGCGCGACCTTATCGCACTGACCGGTAGCTTTGTCGGCCATGAGCGCGCGGATCGCGCCTTTGACGACATGGACCCGATGGCACCGGTCGATCGGCGATCGGCGCGCCGTGCGCGCGCGCTGATTGCGCAGGTGGTCGGCGCTTCCTCCGCACGCGCGCTCGTCGCGTCGGCGCTCGCCGGCAACCGCATGAGCCTCCAGGATGTCGCACGGCTGCTCGACGAAGGCGGGGCCAGCCTGCAATTCTCGCGCAAGCTGCTCGCATCGACGTTCGAGAATATCGATGCCGGGATCAGCGTTGTCGACGCCGACCTGAACCTGGTCGCGTGGAACAGCCGCTATCTCGAGCTGTTCGATTATCCGTCCGACATGGTCTATGTCGGCGCACCGGTCGCCGACCTGATCCGCCACAATGCCCGCCATGGCGATTTCGGACCGGGCGAGATCGACTATCATGTCGAGAAGCGGCTGGATCACCTGCGCAACGGTCAGCCGCACAGCTTCGAGCGCCGCCGTCACGACGGCAAGACGATCAAGACCGTTGGCGGCCCGATGCCGGGCGGCGGCTATGTCATGTCGTTCACCGATATTAGCGCCGAAGCACGCGCGCAGGCCGAATTGCGCACGACGCTGGAGGAGCTGGAGCGCAGGGTCGATCAGCGCACCAGCGAGTTGAGCGCCGCCAACCAGCGGCTCGCGCTGGCGGACCGCGACAAGACGCGCTTCCTGGCGGCGGCCAGCCATGACCTGCTTCAGCCGCTTCACGCCGCGCGATTGTTTACCGGCGCGCTCGCCCGGGACGTGTCACCGACGCAACAGGGCCTGGTGGGACAGATCGAAGGCTCGCTGCTGGCAGCCGAGGACCTGCTGCGCTCGCTGCTCGATATCAGCCGACTCGACGCGGGTGGGGTCACGCCAGAGCCGGTCGCGATCGCGCTTGCTCCCTTCTTGTCGGATCTGCTCGCGAATCTCCGTCCGACGGCGGCGGCGCAGGGATTGCGTCTGGACGCCGTCGCGTTGCGCGGCGCGGTGCGGTGCGACGTCGGGCTGCTCCGATCGGTGTTGCAGAACATTGTCGGCAACGCACTGCGCTATACTCCTGCGGGCGGCGTGCTGGTCGGGGTGCGCCGCCGTGGCGGCGACTGGCGCATCGATATCGTCGATACCGGGGTCGGCCTGGAGGAAGCGCAGATCCCCCTGATCTTCGCCGAGTTCACCCGGCTGGGCATGGTCGAGGCGGAGGGGCTCGGGCTGGGCCTGGCGCTGGTGCGACGGATCCTGCCGCTGATCGGCGGCCGGCTGGACGTCCGGTCGCGCCCGGGTCGCGGCAGCCGGTTCATTCTGACCCTGCCTGCCGCCGACGGCGTCCCGGCGCATGACCCGGCAGCGGTAACGGAGCCTGACGGGCCGTCGCGTGCGCTCACCGTCCTTGTCGTCGATGACGATTCCCGCATCGTCGCGGCCAGCCTCGCGCTGCTCGCGGCATTGGGCCATCGTGGCATGGGTGCGCGCGACGCGAACGAAGCGCTCGAGATGGTGGAGCGCGCAGACGCTGCGCTGGTCGATTATCAGCTTGGCGACGCACAAACCGGTCTGGCCCTCATCCCGGCCTTGCGCGCGCGCCGGTCGGGACTACCGATTCTGTTGGTTACCGCAGAGTCCGGCGCGGAACTGTGCGCCCGGGCTGCAGCGTTGGGCGTCGAGATGCTCGCCAAGCCCGCGACCCCCGACGCGATCGATGCGTTCCTGCGCGGCGCCTCAGTCGCGCGAATCGATCCCGAGTGA
- a CDS encoding response regulator, giving the protein MSGSVLIADDHPLFRQALKLAIERIMPGARIVEAGTLATAAAAAASTQELRLILLDLKMPGAVGYSGIALLHAECPDVPILVVSSAGAEAAGEARAFGAVGYLHKGCDLATIEDAIARALNHVAPVEQPPGVQPADQVRRTVAGFTPMQLKVLLAVLDGQLNKQIAHRLDISEATVKVHMTAIMRKLDVRTRTQAALVARSLGIDSRD; this is encoded by the coding sequence GTGAGCGGGTCGGTCCTGATCGCGGACGATCACCCGCTGTTCCGCCAGGCGCTGAAGCTGGCGATCGAGCGGATCATGCCGGGCGCGCGCATCGTCGAGGCCGGCACGCTGGCGACCGCTGCCGCGGCCGCCGCATCGACGCAGGAGCTGCGCCTGATCCTGCTCGACCTCAAAATGCCCGGCGCGGTCGGCTATTCGGGTATTGCGTTGCTGCACGCCGAATGCCCCGATGTTCCGATTCTGGTCGTATCGAGTGCCGGAGCCGAAGCGGCGGGGGAGGCGCGCGCGTTTGGCGCGGTCGGCTATCTTCACAAAGGGTGCGACCTCGCCACGATCGAGGATGCGATCGCTCGCGCGCTCAACCATGTCGCACCGGTCGAACAACCGCCCGGTGTCCAGCCGGCAGATCAGGTCCGCAGGACGGTTGCCGGTTTCACTCCGATGCAGCTCAAGGTTTTGCTCGCGGTGCTCGATGGACAATTGAACAAACAGATCGCCCACCGCCTCGATATCAGCGAGGCGACGGTGAAGGTTCACATGACAGCGATCATGCGCAAGCTGGACGTGCGAACGCGGACCCAGGCGGCGCTGGTGGCGCGCTCACTCGGGATCGATTCGCGCGACTGA
- a CDS encoding DUF3320 domain-containing protein yields MQIFNDDAAGSETGEGRHPAIVADVAGSFTYASYQNAIPVLRSIRIDNEPGQRHENCRLELTASPAFLRPKTWMIDRLAPGDSLPLGDRKVELDADYLSGLNEAERGEITLRLIAGDTLLDEQRFAVRLLARDEWGGVADMAQLLPAFVMPNEPAVARILRTAAERLAAHGHASGLDGYQSGDPQRAYMLCAAIYSAIAAMGVHYAEPPASFEARGQKVRRPATIAEERLGTCLDTTLLFAAALEGAGLYPVILMFEGHAAVGVWLVKRTLANTIETDAMEVRKALASHELIVFETTGVTHRPAMALDAAQRALDYRLGEEDAHGFVAAIDVRRARSGGITPLASHELRAPADVDADDAAAVAELSLPAAPSFNELAVVPVEEKPTNAAGRIDRWQRKLLDLTLRNRLLNFPDTKKTIPFLCTDVAYLEDRLADGAAIQIVSLPHQNPLGERDAGLYREVHGRDIQRGFAAEALARDELPSPLEQALLEARLIDLHRQVRNDFAEGGANTLFLAVGFLRWKKKPEDSRSYRAPLLLVPVKLERRSASAPFRLRFHEDEPRFNATLLQFLEREFDLKLPQFAGALPTDDSGIDVTRIHAMMRHAVRDVPGMEVLDETALSTFSFAKFLMWKDLVERTDALRENRVVRHLIDTPEHPFSGEEGQVAFHDEAELDRIYAPVDIICLLPSDSSQTAASLAAAEGRDFVIVGPPGTGKSQTIANMIANCLAVGKTVLFVAEKTAALDVVYRRLREHGLGDHCIELHSNKADRRHFLAQLKSAWEHGGSGDPAQWIAVNERLRVRRDMLNGYVAALHKRYPNGWTPYLALGIALRAADAPAPELGWQPGQVQDAQTLAALEELADELGKVFGSVEHRPALDLVDIEEWSAARQDEALAAGASLRNASELLEGALDGYRSALGIEAADRPGEAEIVALSKLAEAMEGARGRDLSIAFDPDFARWAGDLSALEAAIADYRGAEHGLAATFEPAAVRDLDPEALERQWREASASFWPLSALGRRKVARLLQGYATSGEPRPEKDLPNLRRMKAQLAVIDGTPLTDRPLPIAGLDTDAVAIADLLARAGKLRAAVKLDGQDRDAVAQRIAAALRDRDETGWIWQAGAKLLAATRVFDTARDRFASSAGRRVTVDSGPHALTALGDTLGALAESRHLLRDWSAWCRVRNRAIAAGLEGLVARLEDGGVAPDQTQAAFRLGYARWWLPSVLDGDPVLRDFRRFSHDNAIVEFREIDDLVRSHATGRVISAIAHGLPPVQSVPRNSELGLLRYQMELQRPSQSIRDLIGKMPESFSKLAPCMLMSPLSIAQYFPPNQALFDVVIFDEASQITTWDAVGAIARGRQTIIVGDPKQLPPTNFFGRNEEEEEVADHERDLESILDEAKASGIPVRDLRWHYRSRSESLIAFSNYHYYQNRLVTFPSPQVEDRAVRLHKVPNGVYDRGKSRTNRIEAQVVADEAVARMRTWLDLPEKTRPTLGIITFNAQQQSLILDLLDAARREMPALEWFFADERIEPTIVKNLENVQGDERDVILFSITFWKDAAGKLTMDFGALNRDGGERRLNVAVTRARQELIVFSGFTADQIDSTRTKAMAVHHLKTFLDYAERGTIALPARTMGSVGGFDSPFEEAVAEQLERRGWQVVPQVGVSGFRIDLGIRHPDLPGAYLAGVECDGASYHSAATARDRDKVREQVLVGLGWNILRVWSTDWWYDPSGCIERLHAALDALLEAGRVAETEPAVTVRWDAGHEAEGIEPIVDNDVVETFETVPGPGVAEGAVVAAEAPPTQVATVQGEASPGVAAEGAYRLTDLSGIATDPDRFFDFAYRDTLRALIAAVIESESPLRTDILYQRIARAHGWLRTGSKIRERIEMHLRDFDRTQESSGEFIWKRGAIAETVPYRMSADEESRRGIPDIPLAELAAVIQAHPELLDEPDPARELARLLGVERLAAGSRTRLDEAIARMRGDAGPPIMQNITE; encoded by the coding sequence ATGCAGATTTTCAACGATGATGCGGCAGGGTCGGAGACAGGAGAGGGGCGCCATCCGGCGATAGTCGCCGATGTTGCGGGCAGTTTCACTTACGCTTCCTATCAGAACGCGATCCCCGTACTTCGTTCGATCCGAATCGACAACGAACCGGGCCAGCGCCATGAAAACTGCCGACTGGAGCTGACTGCGTCCCCCGCCTTTTTGCGGCCTAAGACCTGGATGATCGACAGGCTTGCGCCGGGTGACAGCCTGCCGCTCGGCGACCGCAAGGTCGAGCTCGACGCCGACTATCTTTCCGGCCTGAACGAGGCCGAGCGCGGCGAGATCACGCTGCGGCTTATCGCTGGCGACACGCTGCTCGACGAGCAGCGCTTCGCCGTTCGCCTGCTGGCGCGCGACGAATGGGGCGGGGTCGCCGACATGGCGCAACTGCTTCCCGCGTTCGTAATGCCGAACGAACCCGCGGTCGCGCGTATTCTGCGCACCGCGGCAGAGCGGCTGGCGGCGCATGGCCATGCCAGCGGGCTGGATGGCTATCAGTCGGGTGACCCGCAGCGCGCGTACATGCTGTGTGCGGCGATCTATTCGGCGATCGCTGCCATGGGAGTGCATTATGCCGAGCCGCCCGCCAGCTTCGAGGCTCGCGGACAGAAGGTGCGCCGCCCGGCGACGATTGCCGAGGAGCGACTGGGCACCTGCCTCGACACCACGCTGCTGTTCGCGGCGGCGCTGGAAGGGGCGGGCCTATACCCCGTCATCCTTATGTTCGAGGGACATGCCGCAGTCGGCGTATGGCTGGTCAAGCGGACGCTGGCGAATACGATCGAGACCGATGCGATGGAAGTGCGCAAGGCGCTTGCCTCGCACGAACTGATCGTGTTCGAGACCACAGGCGTGACGCATCGACCAGCGATGGCGCTCGACGCGGCGCAGCGCGCGCTGGATTACCGACTGGGGGAGGAAGACGCGCACGGCTTTGTCGCGGCAATCGACGTGCGGCGCGCGCGCAGCGGCGGGATCACACCGCTCGCCTCGCACGAGCTGCGGGCCCCTGCGGATGTGGATGCGGATGATGCGGCGGCGGTAGCCGAACTGTCCCTGCCCGCGGCGCCTTCTTTCAATGAGCTGGCAGTCGTGCCGGTTGAGGAAAAGCCGACCAATGCCGCCGGACGGATTGATCGCTGGCAACGCAAGCTGCTCGATCTGACGTTGCGCAACCGGCTGCTCAACTTCCCGGACACCAAGAAGACGATCCCGTTTCTGTGCACGGACGTGGCCTATCTCGAGGATCGGCTGGCCGATGGCGCGGCGATCCAGATCGTCTCGCTGCCCCATCAGAACCCGCTCGGCGAGCGCGATGCTGGGCTGTACCGCGAGGTGCATGGGCGCGATATCCAACGCGGTTTCGCGGCGGAAGCGCTGGCGCGCGATGAATTGCCGTCGCCGCTCGAACAAGCGCTGTTGGAGGCGCGGCTGATTGACCTGCATCGCCAGGTCCGCAACGATTTTGCCGAGGGCGGCGCGAACACACTGTTCCTCGCGGTGGGCTTTCTGCGCTGGAAGAAAAAGCCCGAAGACTCACGCAGCTATCGCGCACCGCTGCTGCTGGTGCCGGTCAAGCTTGAGCGGCGCAGCGCGAGCGCGCCCTTCCGCCTGCGCTTCCACGAGGACGAGCCGCGCTTCAACGCGACGCTGTTGCAGTTCCTGGAGCGCGAGTTCGATTTGAAGCTGCCGCAGTTCGCCGGCGCGCTGCCCACCGACGATAGCGGTATCGATGTGACGCGGATTCATGCGATGATGCGTCACGCCGTGCGCGACGTGCCGGGAATGGAAGTGCTCGACGAGACCGCGCTGTCGACCTTCAGCTTCGCTAAGTTCTTGATGTGGAAGGATCTGGTCGAACGGACCGATGCGCTTCGCGAGAATCGCGTGGTGCGACATCTCATCGATACGCCCGAACACCCCTTCTCCGGTGAGGAGGGGCAGGTGGCCTTTCATGACGAAGCCGAGCTCGACCGCATCTATGCGCCGGTGGACATCATCTGCCTGTTGCCGTCGGATTCGTCGCAAACTGCCGCAAGCCTGGCTGCGGCGGAGGGACGCGATTTCGTGATTGTTGGTCCGCCCGGCACGGGCAAGAGCCAGACGATCGCCAATATGATCGCCAACTGCCTGGCGGTGGGGAAGACCGTGCTGTTCGTCGCCGAGAAGACGGCTGCGCTCGACGTGGTCTATCGTCGGCTGCGCGAGCACGGCCTGGGCGATCACTGCATCGAGCTGCATTCGAACAAAGCCGATCGGCGCCATTTTCTGGCGCAGCTCAAGTCCGCATGGGAGCATGGGGGGAGCGGTGATCCGGCGCAATGGATCGCGGTGAACGAGCGGCTGCGGGTGCGGCGCGATATGCTGAACGGTTATGTCGCAGCGCTGCACAAGCGCTATCCCAATGGTTGGACGCCCTATCTCGCGCTCGGCATCGCGCTACGGGCCGCGGACGCACCCGCGCCGGAACTCGGCTGGCAACCGGGGCAGGTGCAAGACGCGCAGACGCTGGCCGCGCTGGAGGAACTGGCGGACGAACTCGGGAAGGTCTTCGGGTCGGTCGAGCATCGGCCGGCGCTCGATCTGGTAGACATCGAGGAATGGAGCGCGGCACGCCAGGACGAAGCGCTCGCGGCGGGGGCGTCGTTGCGCAATGCGAGCGAATTGCTCGAAGGCGCGCTTGACGGCTATCGGTCCGCGCTCGGCATTGAGGCGGCGGATCGGCCGGGCGAGGCCGAAATCGTCGCGCTGTCGAAGCTCGCCGAAGCGATGGAGGGTGCCCGCGGACGCGACCTGTCGATCGCGTTCGATCCCGACTTTGCGCGCTGGGCGGGCGACCTGTCTGCGCTGGAGGCAGCGATCGCCGATTATCGCGGTGCCGAGCACGGGCTTGCCGCAACGTTCGAGCCCGCTGCCGTGCGAGATCTGGATCCCGAGGCACTGGAGCGCCAGTGGCGCGAGGCGAGCGCCTCATTCTGGCCGTTGTCAGCGCTGGGTCGGCGCAAGGTCGCGCGGCTGTTGCAGGGCTACGCGACAAGTGGCGAGCCGCGACCGGAAAAGGACTTGCCCAACCTGCGCCGGATGAAGGCGCAGCTGGCAGTGATTGACGGTACGCCTCTCACCGATCGACCTTTGCCGATAGCGGGCCTCGACACCGACGCTGTGGCGATCGCCGACCTGCTCGCCCGCGCGGGCAAGCTCCGCGCTGCCGTGAAGCTAGACGGACAGGATCGCGACGCTGTGGCGCAGCGCATCGCCGCTGCGTTGCGGGATCGCGATGAAACGGGCTGGATCTGGCAGGCGGGCGCCAAGCTGCTCGCGGCCACGCGGGTATTCGACACGGCGCGGGACCGCTTTGCCAGCAGCGCAGGGCGCCGCGTGACAGTCGACAGCGGGCCACACGCGCTGACCGCGCTGGGCGATACGCTTGGGGCGTTGGCGGAGTCGCGCCACCTGCTGCGCGATTGGTCGGCATGGTGCCGCGTGCGCAACCGCGCCATCGCGGCAGGGCTGGAAGGGCTGGTCGCCCGCCTGGAAGATGGGGGCGTGGCCCCGGACCAGACCCAGGCGGCGTTCCGCCTGGGTTATGCGCGGTGGTGGTTGCCCTCGGTGCTGGATGGCGATCCGGTGCTGCGCGACTTCCGCCGCTTCAGCCATGACAACGCCATCGTCGAGTTTCGTGAGATTGACGATCTGGTTCGCAGCCATGCAACCGGGCGGGTGATCAGCGCCATCGCGCACGGGCTTCCGCCGGTGCAGTCAGTGCCGCGCAATTCCGAACTGGGCCTGCTGCGCTATCAGATGGAGTTGCAACGCCCCAGCCAGTCGATCCGCGACCTGATCGGCAAGATGCCCGAGAGCTTCTCGAAGCTGGCACCGTGCATGCTGATGTCGCCGCTGTCGATCGCGCAATATTTCCCGCCTAATCAGGCATTGTTCGATGTGGTGATCTTCGATGAAGCCTCGCAGATCACGACCTGGGACGCGGTGGGCGCAATCGCGCGTGGACGCCAGACGATCATCGTCGGCGACCCCAAGCAATTGCCGCCGACCAACTTCTTCGGGCGCAACGAGGAAGAGGAGGAGGTCGCCGATCACGAGCGCGACCTCGAAAGTATCCTCGACGAAGCCAAGGCGTCGGGCATTCCGGTGCGCGACTTGCGCTGGCACTATCGCAGCCGCAGCGAATCGCTGATCGCCTTTTCGAACTATCATTATTATCAGAACCGGCTGGTCACCTTCCCGTCGCCCCAAGTCGAGGATCGCGCAGTCAGGCTGCACAAGGTGCCGAACGGAGTTTACGACCGTGGCAAGAGCCGGACCAACCGGATCGAGGCGCAGGTCGTTGCGGACGAAGCCGTGGCGCGGATGCGGACCTGGCTCGACCTGCCCGAAAAGACCCGCCCGACGTTGGGGATCATCACCTTCAATGCGCAGCAGCAATCATTGATCCTCGACCTACTCGACGCAGCCCGGCGCGAAATGCCCGCGCTCGAATGGTTTTTCGCCGACGAGCGGATCGAGCCGACGATCGTCAAGAATCTTGAAAATGTGCAGGGCGACGAGCGCGATGTCATCCTGTTCTCGATCACCTTCTGGAAGGATGCGGCGGGCAAGCTGACGATGGATTTCGGCGCGCTCAATCGCGACGGTGGCGAGCGGCGGCTGAACGTGGCGGTCACGCGCGCGCGGCAGGAGCTGATCGTGTTTTCGGGCTTCACCGCCGACCAGATCGATTCGACGCGCACCAAGGCGATGGCGGTCCATCACCTCAAGACCTTTCTCGACTATGCCGAGCGCGGGACGATCGCGTTGCCGGCACGGACCATGGGGTCGGTCGGGGGTTTCGATTCTCCGTTCGAGGAAGCGGTAGCCGAGCAGCTGGAGCGGCGCGGCTGGCAGGTCGTGCCGCAGGTCGGCGTTTCCGGATTTCGCATCGACCTCGGCATTCGCCATCCCGATCTGCCCGGAGCCTATCTGGCCGGTGTCGAGTGCGACGGCGCCTCCTATCACAGCGCCGCAACCGCGCGCGATCGCGACAAGGTGCGTGAGCAGGTCCTGGTCGGGCTGGGCTGGAATATCCTGCGCGTCTGGTCGACCGACTGGTGGTATGACCCATCCGGCTGCATCGAGCGGCTGCATGCTGCGCTCGATGCGCTGCTGGAGGCCGGCCGCGTCGCAGAAACCGAGCCAGCCGTCACGGTCCGTTGGGACGCCGGGCATGAAGCCGAGGGCATCGAGCCAATCGTCGACAATGACGTCGTCGAGACCTTCGAAACGGTCCCAGGGCCCGGCGTCGCCGAAGGCGCAGTGGTCGCAGCCGAAGCGCCCCCAACCCAGGTCGCAACCGTGCAAGGGGAAGCATCGCCCGGCGTTGCTGCGGAGGGGGCGTATCGCCTGACCGATCTGTCCGGTATCGCGACCGATCCCGATCGCTTCTTCGAC